A stretch of the Hydra vulgaris chromosome 09, alternate assembly HydraT2T_AEP genome encodes the following:
- the LOC136084777 gene encoding probable inactive tRNA-specific adenosine deaminase-like protein 3 isoform X5, with protein MLKFVPILHENLKRSVTTVSVYVGTIKKRNYAQQVLALLKEYYPFDSSLSHLKRIKETEDKKELLVIIGKVSLIGNVSCLFKDERLQQYIENFIHCFVSDSPPLTRQQFLEASKYWPVQFHESKIMKSIIEGTHLNEAEIKQGLEFMHLVQDIFSTENRSAAVIVNPVDNSILAVAHDHTESDPLKHAVMVAIDTIAWQQNGGAYNLKYRKNDDGFCIIDSNHLLNNLLTLNSKVYQNLKSGSGGSGYLCTGYDIYLTHEPCVMPTFPKLLQ; from the exons tttctGTTTATGTTGGcaccataaaaaaaagaaattatgctCAACAGGTTCTTGCACTTTTAAAGGAGTACTATCCCTTTGATTCTTcattaagtcatttaaaaagaattaaagagaCTGAAGATAAAAAAG AATTGTTAGTTATTATTGGAAAAGTATCTTTAATTGGAAATGTAAGTTGCTTATTTAAAGATGAGCGACTACAACAATATATAGAAAACTTCATTCACTGCTTTGTATCTGATTCTCCTCCTCTTACTCGACAACAGTTTCTTGAAGCATCCAAGTATTGGCCTGTACAGTTTCATGAAAGTAAAAT aatgaaATCAATTATTGAGGGGACACACTTAAATGAAGCAGAAATAAAACAAGGCCTTGAATTTATGCATCTGGTGCAGGATATATTCTCAACGGAA AACAGATCTGCAGCAGTTATAGTTAACCCGGTTGATAATTCCATATTAGCTGTTGCACATGATCACACTGAATCTGACCCTTTGAAACATGCAGTCATGGTTGCTATAGATACGATAGCTTGGCAACAAAATGGTGGCgcttataatttaaagtatagaaaGAATGATGATGGGTTTTGTATTATTGATAGTAATCATTTACTtaacaatttattaactttgaatAGTAAAGTATATCAGAATTTAAAAAGCGGGTCTGGTGGTAGTGGTTACCTCTGCACTGgatatgatatttatttgactCATGAACCTTGTGTAAT GCCTACTTTTCCAAAATTGTTGCAGTAG
- the LOC136084777 gene encoding probable inactive tRNA-specific adenosine deaminase-like protein 3 isoform X2, whose translation MLKFVPILHENLKRSVTTVSVYVGTIKKRNYAQQVLALLKEYYPFDSSLSHLKRIKETEDKKELLVIIGKVSLIGNVSCLFKDERLQQYIENFIHCFVSDSPPLTRQQFLEASKYWPVQFHESKIMKSIIEGTHLNEAEIKQGLEFMHLVQDIFSTENRSAAVIVNPVDNSILAVAHDHTESDPLKHAVMVAIDTIAWQQNGGAYNLKYRKNDDGFCIIDSNHLLNNLLTLNSKVYQNLKSGSGGSGYLCTGYDIYLTHEPCVMCSMALLHSRIRRVFFRKSNVTNGGVQSVFKIHCEESLNHHFEVYKMTLNKRKFEDI comes from the exons tttctGTTTATGTTGGcaccataaaaaaaagaaattatgctCAACAGGTTCTTGCACTTTTAAAGGAGTACTATCCCTTTGATTCTTcattaagtcatttaaaaagaattaaagagaCTGAAGATAAAAAAG AATTGTTAGTTATTATTGGAAAAGTATCTTTAATTGGAAATGTAAGTTGCTTATTTAAAGATGAGCGACTACAACAATATATAGAAAACTTCATTCACTGCTTTGTATCTGATTCTCCTCCTCTTACTCGACAACAGTTTCTTGAAGCATCCAAGTATTGGCCTGTACAGTTTCATGAAAGTAAAAT aatgaaATCAATTATTGAGGGGACACACTTAAATGAAGCAGAAATAAAACAAGGCCTTGAATTTATGCATCTGGTGCAGGATATATTCTCAACGGAA AACAGATCTGCAGCAGTTATAGTTAACCCGGTTGATAATTCCATATTAGCTGTTGCACATGATCACACTGAATCTGACCCTTTGAAACATGCAGTCATGGTTGCTATAGATACGATAGCTTGGCAACAAAATGGTGGCgcttataatttaaagtatagaaaGAATGATGATGGGTTTTGTATTATTGATAGTAATCATTTACTtaacaatttattaactttgaatAGTAAAGTATATCAGAATTTAAAAAGCGGGTCTGGTGGTAGTGGTTACCTCTGCACTGgatatgatatttatttgactCATGAACCTTGTGTAAT GTGCAGCATGGCACTCCTACATAGTCGTATTCGCAGAGTTTTTTTTCGCAAGTCAAATGTCACGAATGGTGGGGTGCAAAGCGTATTTAAAATACACTGCGAAGAAAGTTTAAATCAtcattttgaagtttataaaatgacATTAAACAAGCGAAAATTTGAAGAcatttaa
- the LOC136084777 gene encoding probable inactive tRNA-specific adenosine deaminase-like protein 3 isoform X1, with protein MNFRQSCKKKRKKYFIMLKFVPILHENLKRSVTTVSVYVGTIKKRNYAQQVLALLKEYYPFDSSLSHLKRIKETEDKKELLVIIGKVSLIGNVSCLFKDERLQQYIENFIHCFVSDSPPLTRQQFLEASKYWPVQFHESKIMKSIIEGTHLNEAEIKQGLEFMHLVQDIFSTENRSAAVIVNPVDNSILAVAHDHTESDPLKHAVMVAIDTIAWQQNGGAYNLKYRKNDDGFCIIDSNHLLNNLLTLNSKVYQNLKSGSGGSGYLCTGYDIYLTHEPCVMCSMALLHSRIRRVFFRKSNVTNGGVQSVFKIHCEESLNHHFEVYKMTLNKRKFEDI; from the exons tttctGTTTATGTTGGcaccataaaaaaaagaaattatgctCAACAGGTTCTTGCACTTTTAAAGGAGTACTATCCCTTTGATTCTTcattaagtcatttaaaaagaattaaagagaCTGAAGATAAAAAAG AATTGTTAGTTATTATTGGAAAAGTATCTTTAATTGGAAATGTAAGTTGCTTATTTAAAGATGAGCGACTACAACAATATATAGAAAACTTCATTCACTGCTTTGTATCTGATTCTCCTCCTCTTACTCGACAACAGTTTCTTGAAGCATCCAAGTATTGGCCTGTACAGTTTCATGAAAGTAAAAT aatgaaATCAATTATTGAGGGGACACACTTAAATGAAGCAGAAATAAAACAAGGCCTTGAATTTATGCATCTGGTGCAGGATATATTCTCAACGGAA AACAGATCTGCAGCAGTTATAGTTAACCCGGTTGATAATTCCATATTAGCTGTTGCACATGATCACACTGAATCTGACCCTTTGAAACATGCAGTCATGGTTGCTATAGATACGATAGCTTGGCAACAAAATGGTGGCgcttataatttaaagtatagaaaGAATGATGATGGGTTTTGTATTATTGATAGTAATCATTTACTtaacaatttattaactttgaatAGTAAAGTATATCAGAATTTAAAAAGCGGGTCTGGTGGTAGTGGTTACCTCTGCACTGgatatgatatttatttgactCATGAACCTTGTGTAAT GTGCAGCATGGCACTCCTACATAGTCGTATTCGCAGAGTTTTTTTTCGCAAGTCAAATGTCACGAATGGTGGGGTGCAAAGCGTATTTAAAATACACTGCGAAGAAAGTTTAAATCAtcattttgaagtttataaaatgacATTAAACAAGCGAAAATTTGAAGAcatttaa